The Sorangiineae bacterium MSr11954 DNA segment GCGCGCGCGGAGCCAAGCCGTCGATACCGAGCGCCGTCCGCACGGCGGTGGCGCGGTGGCCGGCGTCGAGCCTCGGATCATTCCCTCGGTGCGGTGCCGGCCACGTCCCTGCCAACCCGGAGTGTTCCAACTGGGGTTTCAGAATGGAACGTACTCAGTGGCATCCATTCTTGTTGCCCCAGGCGTCCCACAGCGCGTTTCGGTGGCCATCGTCGTCCTTGGAATAGATGACGAGGTTCCCGTCGAACTGGAGTACCAGCTCCGCGTGCCGAAGGTTGTCACAGCCCCAGGTGTTGGATGCCCATCGCGGATTGTTGTCCCGTCGTAGATCACCACGTTGCCGTCGGTCTGCAACGCCAGATGCCAGTTCTGGCGATTCGGGCCCCAGGTGCCCGAGGCCCAGTAGGGTCGCGTGTGGCCGCTGCCTTCGTACAGCACCGCGTTGCCGTCCGCCTGGAACTCGAAGTGCAGCGGGTCGCTGGTTGGCGGGTTTGAATAGGTAAAGTCGAGGACGTCGCCAGCGAACATGCAGGGTATTGCCGAAGTCGACGTGCATGCCGTCGCTCAACGGTAGAATGATTCCGTCTTCGTATCGGACGCGGTAGTTGCATGGCGGGGCGCTCGCGGATGTGGTCGGCGAGGCGCTCGCCGAAGCGGAGCGGGTATCCCAACGTGCATTGCGGTCGCGGTCAGGGTCACGACGAGAGAGAGCAAACGTCGTGTGCGCATGGCATTCCTTTTCGCAGAAGGTTCACTGTTTCAATGAGAAGCTCGGGCGTCCGCCAGGGACGCTTCTCTTTGCACAGAAGACGTCAGCGTCCCGGAAAGGATTCGAAATGGTCAGAATCTACGGCGGTTCGTCGATTGGCCCCTCGATCGTGCACCGTTTCGAACGGTACACAACGGTACGGTGATACGTGCGTTCGGTACACTTGGTGATCCATGTGTTTCGCTCGTCGGACGGCGCTATGCACGAAAGCGCGCTACGACCGTGCGAAAGTGAGCCGCATTGGCGCCAACGATCCAGCTATTGCTGGCGTGACTCGCTCGATTAGGACGCGGCCGGGTAGGCTGCCGCCGCATCCTCGAAATATTCGTCGAACCGACGATCCGCGTCCTCGCCGAAGAGGATGCTGCATGCCTCCCGCAGCCCCGGCGCCGTGCGCAGGACGTCCTTTCGAATGACCAGCGCGATCTTGGAGCGACGGCGCAAAAAATCGTCCAGCTTGACGATCATCTCGCGCCGCGCGGCCTGCGCGATTTCACAGCGAAGGTACTCGGCCCCCTCGACCAGCACTTCGGCCATCGCAGGATCGGCGCGGATGTCTTCGAGGAGGCCCAGCGCCTCGGCCCCGTAGCGCCGCCAGAGGCGCGACGTCAGCACCTCCGACGAGCTGGGCGAGGTCATCGCGTCCAGGTTCATCAAGCGCGCTTGGTGCAGAAACTCGCGGTGTGTCTCCTCCGGCGATTCGCCATACCAGCGCGCCTCGGGGAAGGGGAGATCGATGCCGAGCCCGCGCACGAACTCGGCCACCTCTTCGCCCACGTTGAGGCAGTCGGTCAGCTTGCCGCCGAAGATGCTGATGTGCTTTCGCGACGCGTCCACCTCGATGGCGTGCTTGCGCGAGAGCTGCGTCCAGTCGGTGTTCCCATTGCCCCCTCCGCTGATGGCGAGGGGACGGACGCCGCAGCGCTCGGCGATGACGTCGGCCTCGGTCAGCGGCTTCTTCAGGCGCAGGCGCTTGTTGATGTTGTCGAGCACGAAGCGCCGGTCCTCGTCGGTGACCTCGCTCTCGGGGCGGTCGACGCGCGTGTCGGTCGTGCCGATGCACGAGCGCGGCCCCATCGGCACCACGAAGAAGGGCCGCCCGTCGTCGGCGAACAAAGTGATGACCCGTCGATGCGGCGTGATGCGATCGACGATCAGGTGAATGCCCTTCGAGAAGACGTGCCGGTGCGACGTGGTCTCGCCCGCCTTGGAGTTCATGGCGTCCACGTACGGACCGCACGCGTTGATGATGACGCGCGAGCGAATGGTCCACTCGCGCCCGTCGCCCGCGGCGCCGTTCACGTCGCGCGCCCGCGTCGCCCATAGTCCATCTTCGTAGCGCGACCCCAGCGACTCGACATAGTTGGCGGCCACGCAGCCGTAGTTGAGGGCGCCGCGCACGAAGTTGAAGACGAAGCGCGCGTCGTTGTCGTGCAGGTAAGCGTCGGAGTACTCGAAGCCCCCGTCGCTCACGTTCAAATCGATGACGGGCTCCTCGCGCTCGATGGCCTTCC contains these protein-coding regions:
- a CDS encoding FAD-dependent oxidoreductase; protein product: MSNLRVANVRRLGEEVFDVLVVGGGINGAVSAACLAARGAKVALIDKGDFAGFTSQQSSNLAWGGIKYMETLEFGLVRKLCVSRNHLIRSYPSTVQEIRFFAAHPRGFRHSLLKLFVGAWLYWFIGSLFTKKPRLLPRKAIEREEPVIDLNVSDGGFEYSDAYLHDNDARFVFNFVRGALNYGCVAANYVESLGSRYEDGLWATRARDVNGAAGDGREWTIRSRVIINACGPYVDAMNSKAGETTSHRHVFSKGIHLIVDRITPHRRVITLFADDGRPFFVVPMGPRSCIGTTDTRVDRPESEVTDEDRRFVLDNINKRLRLKKPLTEADVIAERCGVRPLAISGGGNGNTDWTQLSRKHAIEVDASRKHISIFGGKLTDCLNVGEEVAEFVRGLGIDLPFPEARWYGESPEETHREFLHQARLMNLDAMTSPSSSEVLTSRLWRRYGAEALGLLEDIRADPAMAEVLVEGAEYLRCEIAQAARREMIVKLDDFLRRRSKIALVIRKDVLRTAPGLREACSILFGEDADRRFDEYFEDAAAAYPAAS